The Zestosphaera sp. genome includes a window with the following:
- a CDS encoding Trm112 family protein — MRFPLLNLLACPMCKNFPLKLYVIEKKTSQKEYAVARPFCDYYCGKHEKLVSSLDVSKLECELCVKEDIVSGVLLCEKCSRWYPIINGIPFMYPDNRRSHPRVKSREEEFLKKYMDLLPSEIREKIK, encoded by the coding sequence ATGAGGTTTCCGTTACTAAATCTGCTCGCGTGTCCAATGTGTAAGAATTTTCCGCTGAAACTCTACGTAATAGAGAAAAAGACTTCACAGAAAGAATACGCTGTTGCTAGGCCTTTCTGTGATTACTACTGTGGTAAGCATGAGAAGTTAGTTAGTTCTTTAGACGTCAGCAAGTTAGAATGTGAACTCTGTGTTAAGGAAGATATTGTGAGTGGAGTTCTCTTATGTGAGAAATGTAGTCGGTGGTACCCGATAATAAACGGGATTCCGTTTATGTATCCAGATAATAGGAGGTCACACCCAAGAGTCAAATCTAGGGAGGAAGAGTTCCTCAAAAAATACATGGATTTGCTCCCTAGCGAGATTCGCGAGAAAATTAAGTAG
- a CDS encoding RuvB-like domain-containing protein: MSEIREIKSTRSEIVLSLHSHIRGLGLDSNMEPKPVAGGLVGQIEARKAAGVVVDLIRQGKMTGKGILFVGPPGTGKTALAVAIARELGEDTPFVAIDGAEIYSAEIKKTEVLMRAVRKAIGVKVRELRKVYEGVVKNIKIGFVKHPFNPYARIPGEARITLETKDDSITISVGEEITSQLVQLRIKRGDHIWIDAETGIVHKVGRVKGVEEAKYYDIDSTRIEEEMPSGPVKRDKEIVRVFTFNDLDLYVASQRFSITSLFGVELEKEIDEDVRKSVNSMVKKWLEEGKGEIVPGVLFIDDAHLLDLEAFSFLTKVLESEFSPILILATNRGVTRIRGTDIEAPHGIPLDLLDRLLIIPVKPYTREEIKQIILIRAEEEEVQLSKEGLERLADIGANHSLRYAVQLLRPAYIIAERRKHQEITPEDIEEASKLFIDTKQSVKLIKQFEEQFMK, encoded by the coding sequence ATGAGTGAGATTAGAGAAATAAAGAGTACTAGATCTGAGATAGTCTTGAGTCTCCACAGTCACATAAGGGGTCTTGGGCTGGACTCTAACATGGAGCCCAAGCCCGTGGCGGGGGGCTTAGTAGGGCAGATTGAAGCGAGAAAAGCTGCTGGTGTGGTGGTTGATCTTATAAGACAGGGTAAGATGACTGGTAAGGGAATCTTATTTGTTGGTCCTCCGGGCACCGGGAAGACCGCGCTTGCTGTGGCTATAGCTAGGGAGCTAGGCGAGGATACCCCGTTCGTTGCTATAGATGGTGCCGAGATTTACTCTGCCGAGATAAAGAAGACTGAGGTGCTCATGCGGGCTGTACGTAAAGCTATAGGTGTCAAGGTTAGGGAGCTCAGGAAAGTTTATGAGGGTGTAGTTAAGAATATAAAGATAGGATTCGTGAAGCATCCGTTTAACCCGTATGCCAGAATACCTGGTGAAGCTAGAATAACTCTTGAGACAAAAGATGACTCAATAACTATATCGGTAGGTGAGGAAATAACTAGTCAGTTAGTTCAGCTCAGGATCAAGAGAGGAGACCACATATGGATAGATGCGGAGACAGGCATAGTACACAAGGTAGGTCGCGTGAAGGGGGTTGAGGAAGCTAAGTACTATGATATAGACTCAACGCGTATTGAAGAAGAAATGCCTTCAGGACCTGTGAAGAGAGATAAAGAGATAGTGCGTGTATTCACGTTTAACGACCTCGACCTATATGTTGCTAGCCAGAGATTCTCTATAACTTCTTTATTCGGAGTTGAACTAGAGAAAGAAATCGATGAAGACGTGAGGAAATCAGTCAATTCTATGGTTAAGAAGTGGCTTGAGGAGGGTAAGGGTGAGATAGTGCCCGGCGTCCTCTTCATAGATGACGCACACCTTCTAGACCTCGAGGCATTCTCTTTCTTAACTAAGGTTTTAGAGTCTGAGTTCTCGCCGATACTGATACTAGCTACTAACAGAGGAGTTACTAGGATAAGAGGGACTGACATTGAAGCACCCCACGGCATACCTCTAGACTTACTAGACAGACTGCTGATAATTCCTGTGAAACCGTACACTAGAGAAGAAATAAAGCAGATAATACTTATAAGAGCAGAGGAAGAGGAAGTCCAGCTAAGTAAGGAGGGTCTTGAGCGCTTAGCAGATATAGGCGCCAATCATAGCCTCAGGTACGCTGTCCAGCTACTCAGACCTGCTTATATAATAGCCGAGCGCAGAAAACACCAAGAGATAACACCTGAAGACATAGAGGAGGCATCAAAACTCTTCATAGACACTAAGCAGAGTGTGAAGTTGATAAAACAGTTTGAAGAACAATTCATGAAGTAG